From the Lathyrus oleraceus cultivar Zhongwan6 chromosome 3, CAAS_Psat_ZW6_1.0, whole genome shotgun sequence genome, the window ttgtcaatgcggtttcttcaaaccctttctcaatcaaacctcaaaatacttaatctttattaaatatttttttccAGTAAGATGGgaatggaacgtggtggataccacacactcctgagtctaggattcgagatggatatctcgctcattcaagttctcgccatcactcaaaatacatccaaccaatcaaactcttttttctcgccgccgtgcgattaatcaaaaaacCATTTTCTCGGACACCGAACTtcattacggaagcgccgttggccaaAGCCCCTCCagatattgggagcaaatgatgacacatctgtcaaataccgctggaactttCGCCGGACCTTCCGACCAGCCATCactcgatcaggtcagcacccaaagaccacaaacacctcaagaaaatcgtgggagacctcggagacaaactaatgcaccgggatgtggaacggggggacgttataatcgggtcagtcattagtttattgtcagtccaatgtaaccaattattacatattcaatgaatttattttttcattactatttcttatttattaaataataaaaattaaatattgaaaattaaaaattaaaaaaaaaaaaaaaaaatagggggtgtgtgtatgcgccagatgaactGGCGCATACCAAGCAAAATACACTcaggcgccactagcattggcgcctcctcatgaggcccaatgcagACGCCACTAGCATTGACGCCTTCTAATGAGCAGCCcaatgcatgcgtcaatgctaTTGGCGTCTCCTCTTAGTGGTTTGGgggtgcgccaattcatctgacgcaCCCTCTACTaaacttggttattttggtattCTTTTTTGAATAATTagttattttggaaaaaaaattaaaaaattgattattttgaaaaaaaattccaCACCTTTTTGTTGCTAAAATTCTTATTAATAGTTTAAAATTTAACATTTTAAAAcataaatttattttattttaaattttaattctAATTCGTCAACAAGGGTAAAAAAAATAGTATATTTGTTTAGTACTTTTGAGTTTTAGTTAGATATCAATATatttaatataaataaaaaattcaatttattttaaaataaaataatatgaaattGAATATTATTATTTCATTGGATGAATGTAGCAGTATCCAAGTAAATTCAAGGTATCACAATGTTCACCAATAATATTCACGAAATTACAAACAATGAAAGAAAACGGATTTTACAtaaatttttttttaatcttttgTAAATTATGAAATTATGATGGGTAAAATCGTCAACCAAACAAAGACTAATCTGCTTGTTATTTGCATCAGAGTCTGTAAATTTAGACAGAGCGATCAAGACCTAAAGCACTACAACTACACTCGCCGGACGGAAAAGTGACCCCATCTCCACGGCGTTCTAAAGGTATCATCGCCGTATTCTCAATTTTCATTTCCGATCCCTTCCTTTCTCTTATTAACCGCATCGATCCCCAATTTCCATCATCATTAGAAATTTCAATGTTCTACATCACAAATTCATTATACCGACACATATTCTCACAGATGCGATATTTTTTACTTGATATGGTTTATGAGTTTTCAGATCGGGGTTTTTTGTTTCTATGGTATGTTTTTATGTATCAATTCTTTAGTCTTCTGATAATGAGATCGTAACGAAATTGTAGAATATCTGATTATTCACGATCTATTTGGATTTTCAATTGTAAGTGTTAATGAGAAAATTGGAAGCTAGGTTTACAATATAGGTCAAATGCAGATGATGCAGCTGTAAATTTAGTTGTGAATTGTGATGTGGCCATGCAGTTTCGAAAACCTTTATGATATTGACGCAATTCCGGTTAGGCTATGTTTGGATCGATGGAGCCGGATGAAGCGGTATGGGATGGAAGGAATGGAGTGGTGTTCCATTGTTTGTATCATATAAAATCGGATGGAGCAGAGTGGAATGGGATGGTATGGATTTCATTTCATTCCATCAGTTACCACTATATTTCTTCCCCTCAAATATGAGTGGAATGAAGAATTTGTCTTGGTCCGTCCTAAAATTTCAAATGATGGAATGGAATCTTCATTTCTCTCTGTTTCGTTCCGCTCCATTCCACTCTGCTCATTTCCATTCTGCTTTGTTCATTTTATGATTTCCAAACATCATAGTCAGGCTAGGAAAAAAACAATTTAGATTATGATAGAGTTTAGCTAGTTGATTTTTTTTACCCATTTTTTGTGCATTCAAACTTGAGGCTTTGATGGTATGTTTAGTTGTGATGGCCAAGTCAAATTTTGGAGTGTGCCAGGATAATTTTAAGATTGATTATTGTGATGTAATCAATTTTGCGGTATCACAAACCAGGTTATTACTCACTAGTGTTTTTTTGCCGTGATGTTACAGATGATTGATGATAATGATCTGGGTTTCTTTGCCAATTTTCTCGGTGTTTTCATCTTTGTGCTGGTGATAGCATACCACTATGTCGTGGCTGATCCAAAGTATGAAGGAAACTAGGGAAGTTTTGAAGTTGAAGATGTAATTTTATATTGTTGTAGACTGAGATGCTTTGCAAATGGAATTCAATGTGATAGAATTATGAACTTCAGTTTGGAATATTAATGCTAGCTTGCTACTAAAACTTTTATAAACATCAATTGAGTAcaactttatttatttatttttgatatacTTGCGTGCATGGTAGTAAAAATCCCGATTTTAATTGTAAAATCTTATGATTTTGCGATTGTGCTCGGTGGATATGAGTACGCATAATCTGTTTTTGGTTGAATCGTGTGGAATTGCCCCTTTAAAAGTGGAATTGTATAATCTAAGATCTTTCAATGTTTCTGCGATTATGGTCACAGTGGTGGAACGCAGTTTTAGCAGCTTTAGCTGTTTTGTTTGAGACTTGTCAGTTTGGTTTAAGGTTTAAATCACGTGAAGTGTTATGCTGCTGTTATGTGaatgttgctattttaattacATAAGTATTTCAAGTTTTAACTACATAAGTGTTATGCAGCTGGGCTGTTTTCTAAGCTATGGCAGGTAATTTAAATTTATAGTGGTGAAGGCTTGGGTCTTGAGAGGGTGCTCCTCTCAAGGTATCAGGTTCGAATCCCGCTAGGTGCTAACAAATCCTGTATTGGACCAAGTCCATACGAAAGGCTTTAAACGGGCCTCCCGCAAGTGGATAGTGAGATTGATCCCCTTGGATTAGTCGATCGCAAAGTCGGATACCAAggtttcaaaaaaaaatttacaaaaaaatttacagaagtgtttcaagtgtgatataagattttttttttcttaTAGTATTTGATATGCATATATATGAatttttatgcatattttattttattttatgaattttGTATAATCTACAATTAGTGTTGCGATTTCACAATTTACAAATCTACTTCCGTTTCCCAATTTTGCATGAATTATCGATTTTAACTACCTTGCTTGTGTGTGCTTGCATACCTATGCTTTGTGGTCAAGGAGCTTTCACAAACAAGCTAATGAAAAAGTGAATTAAGTTTAGAAGGCTTGTTAGATAATGTGTTACTATATCACGGTGCAATAACAGTCTGAGCAAGATAGTGTTTTTTTTTCTTTGGAGTTTCTAAATACACCTCTTCCCTTTATGGACTTTGATATTGCATGCATGTCATTTGTGAGTTTGGGCAAAGATATCACTGATATGTTTGCATTTGCCATGGATGCTAGTTAAAAATCCCAATTTGAATTGTAAAATCTTATGATTTTGCGATTATGCTTGCCCTCAGGGATTATAAGTATCTCTTTTTAGTGGGACCGTGTGGAATTGTCCATGTTAGTCGTGGAATTGTATAATGTACGATCTTTGAAACGAATTAAGTTTAGAAGGTTTGCTAGATGATGTGTTACTATTATATGTTGGTGCAATCACAATGTGAGCAATATAGTATTGTTTTATTTTTCTCTAGAGTTTCTAAATAGACCTTTCCCTTTATTGACATTGATATTGCACGATCTTTGAAACGAATTAAGTTTAGAAGGTTTGCTAGATGATGTGTTACTATTATATGTTGGTGCAATCACAATGTGAGCAATATAGTATTGTTTTATTTTTCTCTAGAGTTTCTAAATAGACCTTTCCCTTTATTGACATTGATATTGCACGCATATCATTTGTGAGTTCAGGCTAAGATATCACTAATGTGTTTGCATTTGCTTGGATGCTAGTGCTACTTTAGTGCATTGAAGAATAAGGTGATTTATTTAATATACAGTTGGTTGATACCACATCAAGGATTGAATTTTCTTTTTAGGGTGCCTTAATCATCAATTCATGGAGTTGAATCACTTCCTCTTTTCAATTGGATGAGTTTGTACAAGATACTATCTACATGTCATTGGTGATAACTTGCAAGCCTAAAGTAAATCTATCATTTTGGAACCATAGTGATAGATTTACTATGAATACAAAACATTGATCTTAAAGTAGATCTATTTGAAGTTTGTTTCACTCGAGGGGTTCTCCCATATACATAACTCTTTTATTTCACTCTCAATCTTCACTATTTCTCTCATCAAACTACTTGTGCAGAATCCCAAGCAGCTGTAATGAAAAAGCATCTGGACTTTAAGCGTCTCCTCGTCTTTGTTGGTATGAGTTTTGTCTGCAATTTCCTCTAGATGTTGGAGGAAAGAGTTTGTAATGCTATCAACCTCTTCATCTCTGCTCAAGATCCTTAATATGTCTGCATTGAGATATTCTTGTGACTCGAGATCCTGAGCAACATTTAAGTTCTTCAAATCACTTTCAATTTTCTTAATAGACTTCATCCTTGTTATCTCTTCCAGGCTTTTCAATATGGGGTCAACTCTGTCCTTAAAAATCTTCACATTCTCATTCCCTCGACCTTGGATGTCCATCCAAATTACTCCATCTTTCTGTGCCAATTGTGTGACATGCTCCATTGAGTATGCCACAAAAAGCAAGAGATCTACCATCCTTGATAGAGATTTCAGCATATTGTTGTAGCAGGTATTATGAAATGGTAGGAACCAGAAATTTGGCTCCACCTCAGCTTCTTCTGTAAATCCTCCTAATTGACGCACAAGAGATTTGAGCTTCTTCTGCTCTTCTCTCAAGGCTTGGTAACTTGAAGATGGAATCTCTCTTTCGCTAGGGGTAATCATTGCAATGTGCTTAATGCAGTCCTGAAGTGTTCTCAAGGTTTGAGAAAGTTCTGATTTTGCTAGAGTTGCAGCTCTTGAGGGACTTAATATGATCTCTACGACGATAAGGCAAGTGAGTCCTATTGTAGCCTCGGCCATTCTAGCAACTCCAAATTCAGTCGGAGTACTATAGTTCTTCCTACCAAGGATCAACAAGGCCCCTAAAACTGCCGAAATTGCCCCAGATTGGCCATACATTCTACTGTGCCTTAGAAAAGAAGCGAAAATGACCCATGGTATAAGAGCTAAGAACCTTAAATCCACAACTCCTACATATTTTTGGAAAATGAAGCTACATATGATCCCATAGATTGACCCTATAGCTGTTCCTTGTACTCGTGAATTTGCAACTAAGAATGTCGGTTGTCGTCCAGTCACAAAACTGATTGCAATTGTGAGCCCTGACCAATATGCATTTTTCCTGTCATATAGCAAACCAAGTAACACAGCAAGGCCTAATGACAGAGAGGACTTGAATGCAAAGATCAAGCCTTTGTAGCTGGGAATCAAGTTCTTCAAAAGCTCACTGATCTTGTTGAAGCACCATTGGCAGCAATCACTGCTTTTCTGAGCTTTCTTCAGCGCATGGTCAGTTTTCTTTGAAATAGACACGTCATCTACGAGAAGTTGCACACAGTATAAAAAGAATGAGGTTGGAAGATCTTTGTAGGCTATGGATAGGTATTTGTTGAAAATGCCCTGTTTCATTTCTTGAGCCGTGGTTACATCAAAAGGAACAAAGCACTTAGCTTGCTGATCTAATTTTTGGCTGATTTGTTCTCTGCAGTCGAGCAGAACACCTCTGAGCTCTTCATCTATACCACCAACAGGAAAAGACATGCCGCTCGATAGAGCAATGTCCATTCCTCTTATCGGTATATCCAAGTCTTGCAGTTTCTCTTCCAGGTCAATCCGAGAGTTGGAAATTATTGTTTGAGGTCGTTCCCAATACACGCCATCCTGTATAGTTAAAAAGTCAAATATTTATCAGTTTATTTGCAGCTGCTAGGaaattaaaaactgaagctaCTTCAGTACTGAACTTGAATGCATGATTAAGCCTTTGTTTAACTTACCAGTGTAGTTGTAACACAATGGAGAAGCTTGGCTCCTGTTGTGGAGAGGTACTTGGCTTGAGTTTTAAAGCCAACAGCAGTTGAGTTATCTGAGGCAGAGATAGCCTCTATATTGCAGTTTAATCTCTCAGATGTATTCTCAGTGTATAATTGGTAGAACTTCTTTGCCTGAAAGCAAGACAATGTGCGAAGCGCGTTAATGTCATTTTTAACGGAAGAAGTCAATAAAGACAATAATTTTCATTTTTACAAGAAAAGTGAGCTTCTGCATGAAATTTTCTATAGGCTATAACTCTATCAAGATATGTTTTTTTAAGTTCTTAGCATCTTGTTGAGGAATATACAAAGATTCCTCTTGAATCTTTAGGTTATATATGTGTTGTTTCAAGAAATTTTGTTATATGTGTGGTAATGAAACAGACATAATAACTTGGTTGTGATAGTAAAATGTTAAGATTTTTTCTTACTTTCCAGTAAAAAAAAACAAAGATTTTTCTTACTTGCATCAAATTAATATTTGAATACTGTGATGTAAAAGGTGTCAAAGATGCATCGATGAGATCAGAGAAACAAATTGACATTAGTTGTGGCTTTTTTTTTCATCCGTTCATTAATTTGTTTCTTACTACAAATTATTATGCAAAATGCTGGGAGAATGAACCAAATGTCTTTCTCTTCATGCACATATACACAAACACTCAGAGACAAATTGGCATGCACATATACACAATCCTTGAGTTATTCTTATAAAATATGTCAATTCAACCATTGCTTAATTTCATATATTTTACAGAATTTATTAAAGTTATATAGTTAAATTGAACCATATGACAAATGATATAGTGACATAAGAAAACACAGAGATTACAGCTTTCATGTATTCTCTTCTCAAAAATATCCAAAGGTGTTGAGTTGGACTCCTGAGGTTTTGGAAGTACTATTATACCAATTATAATGCTTTTGCCACATTTTGAAAGCGTTATAAAGATTAATTATATCGATCATAACGAGAGAGATCGTGCTCAACATGATACAAAACTTCTCTAGAAAAAGAAATTACAATATTTTAAGAATATTTAAGGAAAATGCCATTTGGAGTTTTGTGGGATATAGGCAAGATTAATTTCaatcaaaatttattttaaaataattaaatataaaaaatttatatATGATTGAATAATAAACTTTTCACAACAATTTTCATCTTCTATATAGATTAATCTCATGGATTTGGCAACACTCTAACCATTGGCAAAACTCGCATTCAACCGTTTAAAAGACGGTTCGATGCATTTGAACACATAATTTTTGATTAAGCCGGAAGAAACTAGAATCATCCGATTCAAATACGCGTAGTTTTTTTGGTTTTTTAAATTCAATATTTATAAGGCTAAAAGAAAAGTTTAAGTTACCTCATAGTAAGCAACTCGAGGATAAGGTAGCAACATGGCCAGAACAGAAGCTATAGCTCCAAGTGCAGTGGAACAAGCCACATGAATTGAATGTGTAGCCACACCTTCTTCCGCACCATATATAACTGTACTCACATATATAATCACAAGCTGTCCATAAGCAATCCTTTTAGTCAACAAGTTCGTCGATTCCGGTAACGCGACCACAAATGTGCCGACCGCCACAGTCAGTGCAGCCATGTAGTCGCCGAAGTGAGCAGGTCTTATAACTTGCATACTAAGTAGAGAAAAAAGCATAACCTGAATGGTTGCACATAGAACATGCCAACAACCTTTAACTGTTTCACCAAGTGTTGCATCAGATACTATGAGAATTGTTGTCACATAAGAAATAGATGGAAATTTAATGTAACTCTTTACATGTTCAGGGCTATATAAGGCAGTGACACCAACTATGCTGCATGCTAAGGTTGTTCTTAGAGCAGAACCAAGACGAGTTTGGAACAACTCTGATCTTGTTTTAGCaattgttgatgttgttgatgacATAATGATTTGAGGTACAAGTAAATTATGAGGTGAAGTTTGGGAGATTTATAGTAACTTGAGGAGTGAGTGAGTGTTGAAATTTTGTATTCTTCTAATAAATGATAGATAGTGACAAGtaacattttatatgttaaaGATTGTCCGGCTTTTTGAGTTCACCTTTTGGGATGGTAGGTTAAGTCTCTTGTGAAATGAAGTTTTTATTAGAAAAAGGTAATAATCATGtgaaaataatttttaaaaatgtGTACAAGATTCTTCAATACTCAATTGTGTGTGGATGATGAAATTACGGTGTATATGTATACTCTACAAAATGAAATGACCTTAAAAGCATGTGAAAGATACTTTTCTAGATGAAATGAGGGTTGTATTCAAATATATGAAATATACTTCTCAAGATGAAATGACCAAGAATAACAATGTGTTCAAACATGTGAAGTATATTCATCTAGATAAAACAACGATCAATGCATTGATCAAACATGTGAAATATACATTTTTTAGATGAAATATGTTCAAACATGTGAAATATATTTCGTTAGATGAAATGATTCTTAATGTATCTAAACATAGAATTATATTTTAGATGAAATGAGATCAATGTGTCCAACTATATTAAATATATTTTCTTAGAGAGAAAGACATTTCTTATAAATTTTCCTTTAATAATATTAGTTTGTCATTCTTTAAAGTAACtcatttttttctttaaatatctttataataaagaaaaaaacaTGAAATGAGGGAGAAAATTCAACACTTAATGAGGTAATGGCCTCTAATACTTTAAAATAAGTActaaaaaaattttaaaatatgaaCTTACTAAAAAGACATACCTAAGAGTTAAAAAAATAAAGTTGGAAAACGAGGATAAAACTATGATTTGAAGAGGGAGGTGCTTTTTCTAGCCTAGAGAAAAACTATTTATTTAATTGGAGTAGAGagtaaaaaaaattgatttttttttacaTGAAATTTATAATTAAGaattagaaaataataataaaattagAAGGAAAAAGAACCAAATACTTATAAATGAAGATACTTCTTCTAACTTAGCTTCCTCTTATGATTCAACTTCTTCAACAATATTTATTTTTGATACTTAAAAAAATGTAATTGAAAATTAGAAAACAAGAATAAAATTAGGGAGATCacacataaaaaaatatataacaaaCAATTAAAAGACAACACTAAAATTAGAAGGAAAAAAATCATAAATTTAGAGAGGAAGATACATCTTTAACGCACCctttaatattattaatattattgtCATGCTTTAAAGTatctaattttttttttctttaaatatcTTTTTGATAAATAAAAGTCATGAAATGAGAGAAAATTAAGGTGAGATATTTCTTATAACTTATCCTTTAATATTATTTTGTCAtccatttttatttctttaaatATTTGTAAGATAAATAAAAACCATGAAATAACGGAGAAGAAAAATTCAACACTGAGTGATGCAATCACTTCAAATCAGGGCTTCAAAAATTAGACGGAATCGGTCCGTCGAATTGATCGAACCGAGAACTAGAGAAATCACATATTTGATCTGATTGTTGAATTGAATAAGTTATTAAATTAGTGAGAATCAGCAAAAACGGATAAAAACGATGAACTTACGGTTTTGAAAAACCGACAGATTAAATGCTTCCCTTTTTCCTTAAACAACCGACACCATTTTGAtaatttttaaaaacaaataaataataaatataaatacATTTTGTTGAAAATTTATTTGGAACAACTTTTTCTCCTTAAAATTAAATTTATCAGACAATgcaattattttattatttagtttattttacaattaattttttttaaaaattatttagatttacttaattttttttcaaatatatacttaatAGAAAACATAATTGAGAATTCGAAAACAATAATAAAGTTAAAAAGAGAGGACAATAGTGGATCAAACAGACCGGACCAACGGGCCTAACCTAGTTTCCACCCGTACTTACTGATTACGTGAAATAGTAAAATAATCGCATTCATTCATTTATAATGATATCAATAATACGTATCAAGCGTCTAATATCTTTAGAACTTCTATATAATATGAGCTTTTTGTTACTATTATATATAATTGCAAGATTTCGATTCTAATCAAAATAAAGATGATCAATTTAATAATATTGATATCCATTCTCTGAATCAATTTAACAATATCGATATCTATCATCTGAACTAAATCTTACAAACCACACTATTCGATAAAATCACGACGACTCACCTTAATTACATGACAATATGACCGTTAATCCAAACATGTAGTAAATGCTAAATAACTTTGAAGTTTGATCCAAACACTTACCTAAAATACACATACTATTGTAAATGATAACTTAGTCTCACTAGCATTTAAGTAACAAAAATACAGTTGCCTTATGTGTGGTGTGTAATCCAAACTGGAAACAATAGTTGAGCCACAAACCCAACAATTTGCTGATTTTGAGTTCTAAGTAAATTCTAATACAGGGCTAGAATTTGATCAATCAAATCAGAACAGACACTCAGTGACTATCTTGACTCTCCACCTATCATTTCTCTGTCTATTTATTACTTTTGTTTTCATACACATATCTTTCTCTATTATTATCTAAATCTTATATAGAATTTCTAGACATTTCTCCTTGCATATGCAATGATCAGAAAGAAATTTATTGTTACAATTCATATTCTGCTACGTCGAACTTTCTAGCCATTACAAGATTCCAGTGTTAAATATTATCAATActtattaaaaataatatatcTTATATTTGACACGTGTCTATTTTATCGATTTTTTTAAAAAGTTATTATAGTTGTTTATGTGTCGGTATATATCTATATCTATGTATAAGTGTTTGTTAAGAATTTGGAAAGGATTGGTAAAGAGAAATTCCATTTGAGTTCACTATGATTGAGAAGTTTGTATGAAAATTAATGAGACACTAAATGCAAAGTATAATATAATGCATGACTTAGACGAGAAAAATATTGTGAATCCGTTAAAATAATGTCCTATGATCTGCTGACAGATATGTTTTCTTTTCTCAGATCTTTTTATGCCTTGAGAAATGAGAATTAGTTAACACCAAGGACATCACTGAATTATTAATGGTGGATAGAGTTCCCTCCAACCTAGGGTACTGGGTTCTTCACAAATCCACCAGAAACAAATATTGGAAAAGTACTTAGAGATAATCATTAATGAAATATGTGACACCAAGAAAAATGACTCATCAAAATATCAAATGGGATGTCTAATATGTGAGTGGCCCTTTTATCATATAGGATAGTCTCATCAGGCTACACTAACTGTACCAACACTTAAAATGTTGTGCACCATAAATTGTAGGTTTGATTGTAGCAATGTTAGCAAGAACTCACATCTTGCTTTGATGTAGGATATGGTCTCAAAAGTTTTGAAAAAGTGTTTTTGTTTTATACCTTACTAAACTGATATTGTAATATTATTGAGGCATGCTCAATATAAAGACTTTGTATGGAGGGTTAGAACTTTATAATCATTAGCTTAATATTTAAGAGTTTTCActaattttaaatatttaattaataaCAGACGGCGAATTTATAGTAAAATTATCgttaaattatatatatatatatatatatatatatatatatatatatatatatatatatatatatatatatatatatatatatatatatatatatatatatatatatatatatatatatatattttgtagAATAAGAATTGATTGGTGAGTTGATGGTTGTGAGAAACAATGGTAGATCGGTATGAAAGAGTTGGGGCTAACCTGCAAGGATATCACTACAATGTTGAAGTCAGTACGTGAAAGAGAAGAGTGAATTTAAATTGAATTTGAAATTGTATGTCTGAAAATGCCGCGCATTCCCTTTATATAATGGAGCGGTAATAACAACTTGCTATTTGTTAGGCGTGTAATGCAGGGAGCTGTTGAATGCATCTGGAGTTTGGATCGTTTGTATTCTCCCGTAGGGTAATTCTCTTGTGATGTGAATGTTCTAAACGAATTAATTCATTCCGCGTGGTCGGCCAATGATCTTTATGGTCGATCCGAAACAATTGTCCTTCAAGCCCTTGTTTGTGTGTGGCATTACAAGGGTTTGTGATATCTACCTCGTTCATCGACCATTCTTTTCGACTTCTCTGGAAGATCAAGAGGGCGTGTTATGCTTTCTTGGAAATTCGCATCTTTAATGCACCACTTCAAATATCTTTTCGGAGGTACTCTCATAATGATTCTAGAAACCGAAACACTTGAGTGTTACATGTAAGTAACTTGAAGCGTTGGCAGGATCTATTATGTTATCAAATGATTTTGAAGAGTCACTTTATCATTTCTTGGAGGTGTCTTTCTTGTTTTTgttatttcttttccttttccacACTCTAGACAAAATAGTACCCACCATGAGTCAAAGATCAAAAGAGGATGTTCGTGCTTCGTGGGTGGATTCAGTTTATTCTTCAATTGTTTTTATCTTCTCCCGAGAGGGTAATCTTGATGGGTTCTTTCAAGATGTTGGTCTGTCTTTGGATTGGGTGTCTTGTCCCTCAGTGAAAATGAAAGGATATGTAGCAAGTATGGTGATTGTGACATCCCTTTTTATGAGTGTGTTTTCTCAATCTAGGGTTTTTTACTGTCCTTTAATGGCTTCAAAATGGAGGTTCTTAAACACCTGGTAGTTTCTCCATCGCAGCTTCACACTGCGAGTTGGGGCATATGTAAAATTCTTCCGATATTGGTGAGAGTATTTGAATAGGAGACCTTCTCTGACCATTTTCTTCCACATCTTTAAAGTCCAACGTGGCCCTGTGACTTGGGCACGAGTCGTGGTTCAATTTTCCTGGTGTCAATCGTTCGTGGCTTCAGAGATTTTTCCAGAGAACTTGAAGCATTTTGAAGACCAAATTTTCCTTGTTACCCATATCCACCCCGAGGCTCATGCAACAGTTTGCGTTGTCTGAGATAGAGCGTGAAG encodes:
- the LOC127125914 gene encoding uncharacterized protein LOC127125914, translated to MSSTTSTIAKTRSELFQTRLGSALRTTLACSIVGVTALYSPEHVKSYIKFPSISYVTTILIVSDATLGETVKGCWHVLCATIQVMLFSLLSMQVIRPAHFGDYMAALTVAVGTFVVALPESTNLLTKRIAYGQLVIIYVSTVIYGAEEGVATHSIHVACSTALGAIASVLAMLLPYPRVAYYEAKKFYQLYTENTSERLNCNIEAISASDNSTAVGFKTQAKYLSTTGAKLLHCVTTTLDGVYWERPQTIISNSRIDLEEKLQDLDIPIRGMDIALSSGMSFPVGGIDEELRGVLLDCREQISQKLDQQAKCFVPFDVTTAQEMKQGIFNKYLSIAYKDLPTSFFLYCVQLLVDDVSISKKTDHALKKAQKSSDCCQWCFNKISELLKNLIPSYKGLIFAFKSSLSLGLAVLLGLLYDRKNAYWSGLTIAISFVTGRQPTFLVANSRVQGTAIGSIYGIICSFIFQKYVGVVDLRFLALIPWVIFASFLRHSRMYGQSGAISAVLGALLILGRKNYSTPTEFGVARMAEATIGLTCLIVVEIILSPSRAATLAKSELSQTLRTLQDCIKHIAMITPSEREIPSSSYQALREEQKKLKSLVRQLGGFTEEAEVEPNFWFLPFHNTCYNNMLKSLSRMVDLLLFVAYSMEHVTQLAQKDGVIWMDIQGRGNENVKIFKDRVDPILKSLEEITRMKSIKKIESDLKNLNVAQDLESQEYLNADILRILSRDEEVDSITNSFLQHLEEIADKTHTNKDEETLKVQMLFHYSCLGFCTSSLMREIVKIESEIKELCIWENPSSETNFK
- the LOC127125915 gene encoding dolichyl-diphosphooligosaccharide--protein glycosyltransferase subunit 4A codes for the protein MIDDNDLGFFANFLGVFIFVLVIAYHYVVADPKYEGN